One window from the genome of Flavobacterium agricola encodes:
- the nadD gene encoding nicotinate (nicotinamide) nucleotide adenylyltransferase → MKVGLYFGTFNPIHVGHLIIANHMVEHSDLDQIWMVVTPHNPHKVKANLVDDHHRLHMVHLATEGYDKIKPSDVEFRLAQPNYTINTLVHLEEKFPKHEFCLIMGEDNLKSFHKWKNYEVILERYSVYVYPRISVGKAENELIKHPHIHKVEAPIIELSSTFIRENIKQGKNIAPMIDHKVWQYIDHNLFYKK, encoded by the coding sequence ATGAAAGTTGGTTTATATTTCGGAACGTTTAATCCCATTCATGTAGGCCATTTAATTATTGCAAATCATATGGTTGAACATTCAGATTTAGATCAAATTTGGATGGTGGTAACCCCGCATAACCCACATAAAGTAAAAGCAAACTTGGTTGACGATCACCACCGTTTACATATGGTACATTTAGCAACTGAAGGTTACGATAAAATAAAACCATCTGATGTTGAGTTTCGTTTAGCACAACCCAATTATACCATAAATACATTGGTACATTTGGAAGAAAAGTTTCCGAAACATGAGTTTTGTTTAATTATGGGCGAAGACAATTTAAAGTCATTTCATAAATGGAAAAATTACGAAGTAATTTTAGAACGTTATTCGGTTTATGTTTACCCCAGAATTTCTGTAGGCAAAGCAGAAAATGAATTAATAAAGCACCCACATATTCATAAGGTTGAAGCACCAATAATAGAACTTTCGTCAACCTTTATTAGAGAAAATATAAAACAAGGAAAAAATATTGCGCCTATGATTGATCATAAAGTTTGGCAATATATTGATCACAACTTATTTTATAAGAAATAA
- a CDS encoding NAD(P)H-dependent glycerol-3-phosphate dehydrogenase — MSNDKKFAVIGGGSWATAIVKMLCENLSEIVWYMRNENAIQHILENNHNPNYLEAIEFDVNQLRLTKDINEAVRSADYLIFAIPSAFLYEELENLTESLDNKIIVSAIKGIIPETGLIVGKHFQETYNVPLENIGVITGPCHAEEVALERLSYLTIACSNEENACAVAKKLSSHYIKCKISDDIIGTEYAAVLKNIYSVAAGIAHGLGYGDNFQAVLMSNAIREMDGFINKVYDTERNINDSAYLGDLLVTGYSVFSRNRTFGSMVGKGYTVKSAQMEMRMVAEGYYAAKCAFLMNKVINAETPIIDTVYNILYLGRNPKKEFKKLTEKLN; from the coding sequence ATGAGCAACGATAAAAAATTTGCAGTTATTGGAGGCGGTAGTTGGGCCACAGCTATTGTAAAAATGTTATGCGAAAATTTATCCGAAATTGTTTGGTATATGCGTAATGAAAACGCAATTCAGCACATTTTAGAAAATAACCATAACCCAAATTATTTAGAAGCAATTGAATTTGATGTTAATCAGTTACGATTAACCAAAGATATTAATGAAGCGGTTAGAAGCGCAGATTATTTAATTTTTGCCATTCCATCAGCTTTTTTATACGAAGAACTAGAAAATCTAACCGAAAGTTTAGATAACAAAATAATTGTTTCGGCAATTAAAGGTATTATTCCAGAAACCGGACTAATTGTTGGTAAACATTTTCAGGAAACCTATAACGTTCCGCTAGAAAATATTGGCGTTATTACTGGTCCATGCCATGCTGAGGAAGTTGCTTTAGAGCGTTTATCTTATCTTACCATTGCTTGTAGCAATGAAGAAAATGCTTGCGCAGTTGCAAAAAAACTAAGCAGCCATTATATTAAATGTAAAATATCTGATGATATTATTGGTACCGAATATGCTGCCGTATTAAAAAATATTTATTCTGTAGCTGCAGGAATTGCACACGGATTAGGTTACGGAGATAATTTTCAAGCTGTTTTAATGAGCAACGCCATTCGAGAAATGGACGGCTTTATTAATAAAGTTTATGATACCGAACGTAACATTAACGACAGCGCCTATTTAGGCGATTTATTGGTTACCGGCTATTCTGTTTTTTCTAGAAACAGAACTTTTGGTAGCATGGTAGGTAAAGGTTACACCGTAAAATCAGCACAAATGGAAATGCGCATGGTTGCCGAAGGATATTATGCAGCAAAATGTGCTTTTTTAATGAACAAAGTAATTAATGCTGAAACGCCAATTATTGATACCGTTTACAACATTTTATATTTAGGCAGAAATCCTAAAAAAGAATTTAAAAAATTAACAGAAAAATTAAATTAA
- the gmk gene encoding guanylate kinase, whose product MSKGGKLIVFSAPSGSGKTTIVRHLLEHPELNLEFSISAATRQPRGEEINGTDYYFIDLKTFKNHIKNEDFVEWEEVYRDNFYGTLKSEVERIWAMNKNVIFDIDVAGGLRIKKKFPEQTLAVFVKPPSIDELKIRLKKRSTESEDKINMRIAKASVELATAPQFDIIIKNYDLDQAKEEAYNLVSEFIK is encoded by the coding sequence ATGAGCAAAGGAGGAAAACTAATTGTTTTTTCGGCACCTTCAGGATCTGGAAAAACAACAATAGTTCGTCATTTACTAGAACACCCTGAATTAAATTTAGAATTTTCTATTTCAGCAGCTACTCGTCAACCCAGAGGTGAAGAAATTAACGGAACAGATTACTATTTTATAGATCTGAAAACTTTTAAAAACCATATTAAAAATGAAGATTTTGTAGAATGGGAAGAAGTTTACCGCGATAATTTTTACGGAACCTTAAAAAGCGAGGTAGAACGTATTTGGGCCATGAACAAAAATGTTATTTTTGACATTGACGTTGCCGGTGGATTACGAATTAAAAAGAAATTTCCGGAACAAACCTTGGCCGTTTTTGTTAAACCGCCAAGCATTGACGAGCTTAAAATTAGATTGAAAAAACGATCTACAGAAAGCGAAGATAAAATTAACATGCGCATTGCAAAAGCTTCTGTAGAATTAGCTACTGCACCGCAATTTGATATCATTATTAAAAATTACGATTTAGACCAAGCCAAAGAAGAAGCATATAACTTGGTTTCTGAATTTATTAAATAG
- a CDS encoding nicotinic acid mononucleotide adenyltransferase has translation MKKIFYVFTALVLFTLASCSSTDDYYADVDYSNILQSYDLWEIDHSRTYGAGAVPFLDKAITITFSRGTLFANNNFSGLGYVGNGFGIDVGYYKLGYNSVEVTHDLDGRYFLELISVNQNQIQLYDRNQRVTYVLNGYYKNDYNYEYVVYNNVGLLLQEFVAWRKISAEGGVPNLFDEENFLGFETFNNEFVSSNSPLNTPINYIDWNYGGFYYVSNTNNFKIKRLQLQFPDGNENFELTLINNGYDDSIYLYHLSSGTNYVFMGDGYIQFMRSQKDADSQPKQAKRVVSKRR, from the coding sequence ATGAAAAAAATATTTTATGTATTTACTGCTTTGGTATTATTTACTTTAGCATCTTGTTCATCTACTGACGATTATTATGCAGATGTAGATTACTCGAACATATTACAAAGTTATGATTTGTGGGAAATAGATCATAGCCGTACCTATGGCGCTGGTGCTGTTCCGTTTTTAGATAAAGCCATAACAATTACCTTTAGTCGCGGAACTTTATTTGCAAATAATAACTTTTCTGGCTTAGGTTATGTAGGGAATGGATTTGGAATTGATGTTGGTTATTACAAATTAGGATATAATAGCGTTGAAGTTACGCATGATTTAGATGGAAGATATTTTTTAGAATTGATTTCTGTTAATCAAAACCAAATTCAGTTGTACGACCGTAACCAACGCGTAACATACGTATTAAATGGTTATTATAAAAACGATTACAATTACGAATATGTGGTTTATAACAACGTAGGTTTACTTTTGCAAGAATTTGTTGCTTGGCGTAAAATATCTGCTGAAGGGGGAGTTCCGAACTTGTTTGATGAAGAGAATTTTTTAGGATTTGAAACATTTAATAATGAATTCGTATCATCTAATAGCCCTTTAAACACACCAATTAATTATATAGATTGGAATTATGGTGGTTTTTATTACGTTTCTAACACCAATAACTTTAAAATAAAAAGGTTACAACTGCAATTCCCTGATGGTAATGAAAATTTTGAATTAACCTTAATAAATAACGGATATGATGATTCAATTTATTTATACCATTTAAGCTCTGGAACAAATTATGTGTTTATGGGTGATGGATATATTCAGTTTATGCGTTCGCAAAAAGATGCCGATTCGCAACCTAAACAAGCTAAACGAGTTGTATCTAAAAGAAGATAA